One genomic segment of Streptomyces liangshanensis includes these proteins:
- a CDS encoding DeoR/GlpR family DNA-binding transcription regulator: MTSVERLRRITEAVRETGRSSVAELAGLTGASEMTIRRDLEVLAEQGVLERYRGGARSLLLRGEEPPFALRAQDGQEAKARIAAEVAGLIADGESVVVDSGTTCLEVARALHGRRLTVVPLSLHAANALTDAPELTLLLPGGRPRPGELALTGPLTLASLAALRFDTAVLGCCGLTAADGLTAYDLDDAAVKRAVVASSRRVVAVADAAKFSRTALALVAPATALHVVVTDHAAPDDETDALTAAGVTVRRV, translated from the coding sequence GTGACGAGTGTGGAGCGACTGAGAAGGATCACCGAGGCCGTACGCGAGACGGGCCGGTCGAGCGTGGCGGAACTGGCCGGGCTCACCGGCGCCTCCGAGATGACCATCCGCCGCGACCTGGAGGTCCTGGCCGAGCAGGGCGTCCTGGAGCGCTACCGCGGCGGCGCGCGGAGTCTGCTGCTGCGCGGCGAGGAACCTCCGTTCGCGTTGCGGGCGCAGGACGGCCAGGAGGCCAAGGCGCGCATCGCGGCCGAGGTGGCCGGGCTGATCGCGGACGGCGAGTCGGTGGTCGTGGACAGCGGTACCACCTGCCTGGAAGTGGCCCGCGCCCTGCACGGCCGACGCCTGACCGTCGTGCCGCTCTCCCTGCACGCGGCCAACGCGCTCACGGACGCGCCCGAACTGACCCTGCTGCTGCCCGGCGGCCGGCCGCGCCCCGGTGAACTGGCGCTGACCGGCCCGCTCACCCTGGCGTCCCTGGCCGCCCTGCGCTTCGACACCGCCGTGCTCGGCTGCTGCGGGTTGACCGCCGCCGACGGCCTGACCGCGTACGACCTGGACGACGCGGCGGTCAAGCGCGCGGTCGTCGCCTCGTCGCGCAGGGTCGTCGCGGTCGCCGACGCGGCCAAGTTCTCCCGTACCGCCCTCGCCCTCGTCGCCCCGGCCACCGCGCTGCACGTGGTCGTGACCGACCACGCCGCCCCCGACGACGAGACGGACGCCCTGACCGCCGCGGGCGTCACCGTACGCAGGGTCTGA
- a CDS encoding ABC transporter permease, with amino-acid sequence MPSTAILHSEWIKIRSVRGTFRSLLAILVVSAGVGALISAGVGTGEAAGPDHDPVLFSFYGINYGQIAAIAFGATAFSTEFHNGALRVSLTAVPRRGRFYAAKIAVIGGAGLAVGLVTGFATFFAGQTGMGPYAIGLGDPGALRATVGSGIYLALMAVLAAGLTALLRSGIAVISLLIPFILIVSFVIGDMKSAVADFLPDRAGQIALHQYPDATIGPWTGLAVTAAWTAAAVLAGWFAVRRRDA; translated from the coding sequence ATGCCGTCCACCGCGATCCTGCACTCCGAGTGGATCAAAATCCGGTCCGTGCGCGGCACGTTCCGCTCCCTGCTGGCGATCCTCGTGGTCAGCGCCGGAGTCGGGGCGCTCATCAGCGCCGGTGTCGGTACGGGCGAGGCCGCCGGCCCCGACCACGATCCCGTCCTCTTCTCCTTCTACGGGATCAACTACGGCCAGATCGCGGCCATCGCGTTCGGGGCGACGGCGTTCTCCACCGAGTTCCACAACGGCGCCCTGCGCGTCTCGCTGACCGCCGTACCGCGCCGGGGCCGCTTCTACGCGGCGAAGATCGCGGTGATCGGCGGCGCGGGCCTGGCCGTCGGCCTGGTCACCGGCTTCGCCACCTTCTTCGCCGGACAGACCGGCATGGGCCCGTACGCGATCGGCCTCGGCGATCCCGGCGCGCTGCGCGCCACCGTCGGCAGCGGCATCTACCTGGCGCTGATGGCGGTCCTCGCGGCCGGCCTCACCGCGCTGCTGCGCAGCGGCATCGCCGTGATCAGCCTGCTGATCCCGTTCATCCTCATCGTGTCGTTCGTGATCGGGGACATGAAGTCGGCCGTCGCGGACTTCCTGCCCGACCGGGCCGGCCAGATCGCCCTGCACCAGTACCCGGACGCCACGATCGGCCCCTGGACCGGGCTGGCCGTGACGGCGGCGTGGACCGCGGCGGCCGTCCTGGCCGGGTGGTTCGCCGTCCGGCGACGTGACGCCTGA
- a CDS encoding sensor histidine kinase, with protein sequence MVRFLRPLSRPVTYTRWLHLFVPTGFWAVWLFVFPEHPFLPLLFLIPIGLVPALRLAEGLQAQWLLLPHDGSVPAGSVSLASSTTWPERWRTVLWLEVRALLSGAITVTSVWGPSLTVELFHAGAQGSWMGLPFLSEVAPRWWFALLAPLPAVGFVAGIVWLGRLGAAAALRLLGPSPAQRLAAMEERTERLLERTRIARELHDSIGHALTVAVVQAGAARAAGDPEFTDRALGVIEETGRAALEDLERVLLVLRESGRPASQRPTLAEADRLLESARASGAVVEATLSGPLERLPGPVSREAYRILQEALTNVLRHSGPVPVRVLIDMTDDMLGIEIANPLAEDGSALSPGNGLRGIRERAALLGGEARTGAYDGEWQVSARLPLSGAVGAR encoded by the coding sequence ATGGTCCGATTCCTGCGTCCGCTGTCGCGGCCGGTGACGTACACCCGCTGGCTGCACCTGTTCGTACCGACCGGGTTCTGGGCCGTCTGGTTGTTCGTCTTTCCCGAACACCCCTTCCTTCCCCTGCTGTTCCTGATCCCGATCGGGCTGGTTCCGGCGCTGCGGCTGGCCGAGGGGCTCCAGGCGCAGTGGCTGCTGCTCCCGCACGACGGGAGCGTGCCCGCCGGGTCCGTCTCCCTCGCGTCGTCCACGACGTGGCCCGAGCGGTGGCGGACGGTGCTGTGGCTGGAGGTCCGGGCACTGCTGTCGGGGGCGATCACGGTCACGTCGGTGTGGGGCCCGTCCCTCACCGTCGAGTTGTTCCACGCCGGCGCGCAGGGCTCCTGGATGGGCCTGCCGTTCCTGTCGGAGGTCGCGCCCCGGTGGTGGTTCGCGCTGCTCGCGCCGCTGCCCGCCGTCGGGTTCGTCGCCGGGATCGTGTGGCTCGGGCGTCTCGGCGCGGCCGCCGCCCTCCGGCTGCTGGGGCCCTCCCCCGCGCAGCGGTTGGCGGCCATGGAGGAGCGTACGGAACGGCTCCTGGAACGCACCCGCATCGCACGGGAGTTGCACGACTCGATCGGGCACGCGCTCACCGTCGCCGTGGTGCAGGCGGGCGCGGCCAGGGCGGCGGGGGACCCGGAGTTCACCGACCGGGCGCTCGGGGTGATCGAGGAGACCGGCCGGGCCGCGCTGGAGGATCTGGAGCGGGTGCTGCTCGTCCTGCGGGAGTCGGGCCGTCCCGCCTCGCAGCGGCCGACCCTGGCCGAGGCGGACCGGCTGCTGGAGTCGGCGCGCGCGTCGGGGGCGGTGGTGGAGGCCACGCTGTCGGGGCCGCTGGAGCGGCTGCCGGGGCCGGTCTCGCGGGAGGCGTACCGGATCCTCCAGGAGGCGTTGACCAACGTGCTGCGGCACTCCGGTCCGGTGCCCGTGCGGGTCCTGATCGACATGACGGACGACATGCTCGGCATCGAGATCGCGAATCCGCTGGCCGAGGACGGCTCCGCGCTGTCGCCGGGCAACGGGCTGCGCGGGATACGGGAGAGGGCGGCGCTGCTCGGCGGGGAGGCTAGGACAGGGGCGTACGACGGGGAGTGGCAGGTGAGCGCGCGGCTCCCGCTGAGCGGGGCGGTGGGGGCTCGCTGA
- a CDS encoding alkaline phosphatase D family protein has protein sequence MSYHPNSPEPAASPSPGRRGVLRGTLAASAALALPTAGLLAGAAPAQARSGRPRAAWGVQMGDVTSSSGLAWVRSDRPARMIVETSATESFRRARTWHGPLLGPGSDFTGTVPLRGLPAGEQVHYRVTLADPDDYRRTGEPVYGTFRTAPAKRRQGVRFLWSGDIAGQGWGINPDIGGYRAYDEMRRLDPDFFLCSGDTIYADGPLESRVTLPDGRIWRNVTTEEKSKVAETLDEYRGNFRYNLLDDNVRRFNSQVPSIVQWDDHEVRNNWYPGQILDDVRYTEKNVDLLAARSARAFREYFPVSTLHERGADRRVHRVISHGPLLDVFVLDMRSFRNTNSPDRQADDTTGILGAEQLAWLKRELARSRAEWKVIAADMPLGLVVPDGATNFEAVAQGDPGAPLGRELQIAELLRYIKHRRITGTLWLTADVHYTSAQHYAPERAAFKDFAPFWEFVSGPLAAGGFQANALDGTFGPDRVFVRAPDRANVSPMESPQYFGEVDIDGGSGELTVRLRAEGGTVLFSKVLQPGRVGQER, from the coding sequence ATGTCGTACCACCCGAACTCCCCCGAGCCCGCGGCCTCGCCCTCGCCCGGCCGTCGCGGCGTGCTGCGCGGCACACTCGCCGCGTCGGCCGCGCTGGCGCTGCCCACCGCCGGCCTGCTGGCGGGCGCGGCGCCCGCGCAGGCGCGGTCCGGGCGGCCCCGCGCGGCCTGGGGCGTACAGATGGGCGATGTCACGTCGTCGTCGGGCCTCGCGTGGGTCCGGTCCGACCGGCCGGCCAGGATGATCGTGGAGACCTCCGCCACCGAGTCGTTCCGGCGCGCCCGCACCTGGCACGGTCCGCTCCTCGGCCCCGGCTCCGACTTCACCGGTACGGTCCCGCTGCGCGGGCTGCCGGCCGGTGAGCAGGTGCACTACCGGGTGACGCTGGCCGACCCGGACGACTACCGCCGTACCGGCGAGCCCGTGTACGGGACGTTCCGTACCGCGCCCGCGAAGCGCCGGCAGGGCGTGCGGTTCCTCTGGTCGGGCGACATCGCCGGGCAGGGCTGGGGCATCAACCCGGACATCGGCGGCTATCGCGCGTACGACGAGATGCGGCGCCTCGACCCCGACTTCTTCCTGTGCAGCGGCGACACGATCTACGCCGACGGCCCGCTGGAGTCCCGGGTGACGCTGCCGGACGGCCGGATCTGGCGGAACGTCACCACCGAGGAGAAGTCGAAGGTCGCGGAGACCCTCGACGAGTACCGGGGCAACTTCCGCTACAACCTGCTGGACGACAACGTACGGCGCTTCAACTCGCAGGTGCCGTCGATCGTCCAGTGGGACGACCACGAGGTGCGCAACAACTGGTACCCCGGCCAGATCCTGGACGACGTCCGCTACACGGAGAAGAACGTCGACCTGCTGGCGGCCCGTTCGGCGCGGGCGTTCCGCGAGTACTTCCCGGTGTCGACGCTCCACGAGCGGGGGGCCGACCGCCGGGTCCACCGGGTGATCAGCCACGGCCCGCTGCTGGACGTGTTCGTGCTGGACATGCGGTCGTTCCGCAACACCAACTCCCCCGACCGGCAGGCCGACGACACCACCGGCATCCTCGGCGCCGAGCAGTTGGCCTGGCTCAAGCGGGAGTTGGCGCGTTCGCGCGCCGAGTGGAAGGTGATCGCCGCCGACATGCCGCTCGGGCTGGTCGTCCCGGACGGCGCGACGAACTTCGAGGCCGTCGCCCAGGGCGATCCGGGCGCTCCGCTGGGCCGTGAGCTCCAGATCGCGGAGCTGCTGCGGTACATCAAGCACCGCCGGATCACGGGCACGCTGTGGCTGACGGCGGACGTCCACTACACGTCGGCGCAGCACTACGCGCCGGAGCGCGCCGCGTTCAAGGACTTCGCGCCGTTCTGGGAGTTCGTCTCCGGACCGCTGGCGGCGGGCGGTTTCCAGGCCAACGCGCTCGACGGTACGTTCGGGCCCGACCGGGTCTTCGTGCGGGCGCCCGACCGGGCGAACGTGTCGCCGATGGAGTCCCCGCAGTACTTCGGCGAGGTCGACATCGACGGGGGCAGCGGTGAGCTGACGGTGCGTCTGCGGGCGGAGGGGGGCACGGTCCTGTTCAGCAAGGTGCTCCAGCCGGGGAGGGTCGGACAGGAGCGGTAG
- the sigJ gene encoding RNA polymerase sigma factor SigJ, with protein MTSTDQFEAHRSLLTGVAYRMLGRIADAEDVVQDAWLRWTAEERPEVREPRAYLVRITTRLAIDRLRQAHVRKEAYVGPWLPEPVATDLRSAVPDSAERAMLAESVSFAVLVVLESLSPLERAVFVLREAFGFPYAEIATVLDRGEAAVRQLGARARRHVDERRPRYDVDETERRALTEQFLAAAGGGDLEALLRLLAPDVRLIGDSGGKAKAPLRIMEGADKVGRFLSAVSGDAGLYEFSVMEINGAPALLARTGGKLDLVLQLEVADGAIACVYIVRNPDKLSGVIKE; from the coding sequence ATGACGAGCACCGACCAATTCGAAGCCCACCGCTCCCTGTTGACGGGGGTGGCCTACCGGATGCTGGGGCGGATCGCCGACGCCGAGGACGTCGTCCAGGACGCCTGGCTGCGCTGGACCGCCGAGGAACGCCCCGAGGTCCGCGAGCCGCGTGCCTATCTCGTACGGATCACCACCCGCCTCGCGATCGACCGGCTGCGCCAGGCGCACGTGCGCAAGGAGGCCTACGTCGGCCCCTGGCTGCCGGAGCCGGTCGCCACCGACCTCCGCTCGGCCGTGCCCGATTCCGCCGAGCGCGCGATGCTGGCCGAATCGGTGTCGTTCGCCGTGCTGGTCGTCCTCGAATCCCTCTCACCGCTGGAGCGCGCGGTGTTCGTCCTGAGGGAGGCGTTCGGCTTCCCGTACGCCGAGATCGCCACCGTGCTCGACCGGGGCGAGGCGGCGGTCCGCCAGCTCGGCGCGCGGGCGCGGCGCCATGTGGACGAGCGCAGGCCCCGGTACGACGTGGACGAGACCGAGCGCCGGGCCCTCACCGAGCAGTTCCTCGCCGCGGCAGGCGGCGGCGACCTGGAGGCCCTGCTCCGGCTGCTCGCCCCGGACGTCAGGCTGATCGGTGACAGCGGCGGGAAGGCGAAGGCGCCGCTGCGGATCATGGAGGGCGCGGACAAGGTTGGCCGATTCCTGTCCGCCGTCTCGGGCGACGCCGGACTGTACGAATTCAGCGTCATGGAGATCAACGGGGCGCCGGCCCTGCTGGCCCGTACCGGCGGAAAGCTCGATCTCGTCCTCCAGTTGGAGGTGGCCGACGGCGCGATCGCGTGTGTCTACATCGTGCGGAACCCCGACAAACTCTCCGGGGTGATCAAGGAATAA
- a CDS encoding ABC transporter ATP-binding protein produces the protein MTSIDVHELTKEYGTVRAVDGLTFQVRPGHVTGFLGPNGAGKSTTMRLVLGLDRPTSGTATVGGRRFADLDEPLRHVGALLDAQAAHGARTARDHLRVLAAGNRIRPARVDEVLEETGIAAVARKRIKTFSLGMRQRLGIAAALLGDPPVLMLDEPANGLDPEGIIWIRELTRRLAKEGRTVLVSSHLMTETAATADHLVILGRGRLLADLPMEEFITSRTTPRARFRSAEPERLREVLDRAGHVAVRGEDGRWSVDGVLAEDIGRLAAREGVPVVELGDDRGSLEQAYLDLTTSEAEFAARNPLGPPSPQEV, from the coding sequence ATGACCAGCATCGATGTCCACGAACTCACCAAGGAGTACGGCACGGTCCGCGCGGTGGACGGGCTCACCTTCCAGGTGCGGCCCGGTCACGTCACCGGCTTCCTCGGCCCCAACGGGGCGGGCAAGTCGACCACCATGCGACTCGTCCTCGGCCTCGACCGGCCCACCTCCGGCACGGCCACCGTCGGGGGACGCCGCTTCGCCGACCTCGACGAACCCCTGCGCCACGTCGGCGCGTTGCTCGACGCCCAGGCCGCGCACGGCGCCCGCACCGCCCGCGACCACCTCAGGGTGCTCGCGGCCGGCAACCGCATCCGGCCCGCCCGGGTGGACGAGGTGCTGGAGGAGACCGGCATCGCCGCCGTCGCCCGCAAGCGGATCAAGACCTTCTCGCTCGGCATGCGCCAGCGCCTCGGCATCGCCGCCGCCCTCCTCGGTGACCCGCCCGTCCTGATGCTGGACGAACCGGCCAACGGCCTGGACCCCGAAGGCATCATCTGGATCAGGGAGTTGACCCGCCGCCTCGCGAAGGAGGGCAGGACGGTCCTCGTCTCCAGCCACCTGATGACGGAGACGGCGGCCACCGCCGACCACCTCGTCATCCTCGGCCGGGGCCGGCTCCTCGCCGACCTGCCGATGGAGGAGTTCATCACCTCCAGGACCACCCCGCGCGCCCGGTTCCGCAGCGCCGAACCCGAGCGGCTGCGCGAAGTCCTGGACCGTGCCGGGCACGTCGCGGTGCGCGGCGAGGACGGGCGCTGGAGTGTCGACGGCGTCCTGGCCGAGGACATCGGCCGGCTCGCCGCCCGCGAAGGGGTCCCCGTCGTCGAACTCGGCGACGACCGGGGCTCCCTGGAACAGGCGTACCTCGATCTCACCACCAGCGAGGCGGAGTTCGCCGCCCGGAACCCGCTCGGCCCGCCCAGCCCCCAGGAGGTCTGA
- a CDS encoding ROK family transcriptional regulator, translating into MGRLTGGDPSLLRRINSAVVLHSLRGAGSLTLTDLTRVTGLSRPTVEGVVEGLMEAGLVVESAPEEGETRKQGRPARKFRFRAEAGHLLGIEIGPHRVAAILSGLDGRIIGAGSREVSETAEADERLERVRLVVADVLRRAGVARNSLRAVGVGSPGIVEADGTVRLGTALPGWTGLPLGERLGRSFRCPVLVENDANAAAVAEQWKGAATDSDDIVFVLAGLSPGAGSLIGGRLHRGFGGAAGEIGALHLLGRGVTPEKLLSTTDEPLHPLDEHAVAKVFALAKEGDAGAQEAVERFTRRLVHDVAALVLALDPELVVIGGWAAGLDGVLDPLRDELSRFCLRPPRVTLSLLGEAVVATGALRLALDHVEEQLFAVEGTVTARR; encoded by the coding sequence GTGGGGCGGCTGACCGGCGGAGACCCTTCGCTGCTGCGGCGGATCAACTCCGCGGTGGTACTGCATTCCCTGCGGGGTGCCGGATCACTCACCCTCACCGATCTGACCCGGGTCACCGGCCTGTCGCGGCCGACGGTGGAGGGGGTCGTGGAAGGCCTCATGGAGGCCGGGTTGGTGGTCGAGTCCGCCCCCGAGGAGGGCGAGACCCGCAAACAGGGCCGCCCCGCCCGCAAGTTCCGCTTCCGCGCGGAGGCCGGGCATCTGCTGGGCATCGAGATCGGGCCGCACCGGGTCGCCGCGATCCTGTCCGGGCTGGACGGCCGGATCATCGGCGCCGGGTCGCGCGAGGTCTCGGAGACCGCCGAGGCGGACGAACGCCTGGAGCGCGTCCGCCTGGTGGTCGCCGACGTGCTGCGGCGCGCCGGGGTGGCGCGCAACTCGCTGCGGGCGGTGGGCGTCGGCAGTCCCGGGATCGTGGAGGCCGACGGGACCGTACGGCTCGGTACGGCGCTGCCCGGGTGGACGGGGCTGCCCCTCGGGGAGCGGCTGGGCCGTTCGTTCCGCTGCCCGGTGCTGGTGGAGAACGACGCCAACGCGGCCGCCGTGGCCGAGCAGTGGAAGGGCGCGGCGACCGACTCCGACGACATCGTCTTCGTCCTGGCGGGGCTGAGCCCCGGGGCGGGTTCGCTGATCGGCGGGCGGCTGCACCGCGGGTTCGGCGGGGCCGCCGGGGAGATCGGCGCGCTGCACCTGCTGGGCCGCGGCGTGACGCCCGAGAAGCTCCTGTCGACGACGGACGAGCCGCTGCACCCGCTCGACGAGCACGCGGTGGCCAAGGTGTTCGCGCTCGCCAAGGAGGGCGACGCGGGCGCGCAGGAGGCCGTGGAGCGCTTCACCCGGCGGCTGGTGCACGACGTGGCGGCGCTGGTGCTGGCGCTCGACCCCGAGCTGGTGGTGATCGGCGGGTGGGCGGCCGGCCTCGACGGCGTACTGGACCCGCTGCGTGACGAGCTGTCGCGCTTCTGTCTGCGGCCGCCGCGGGTGACGCTCTCCCTGCTCGGCGAGGCGGTGGTGGCCACCGGGGCGCTGCGGCTGGCGCTCGACCACGTGGAGGAGCAGCTGTTCGCGGTGGAGGGAACGGTGACGGCCCGCCGCTGA
- a CDS encoding MFS transporter, giving the protein MERSLRAGRLATFAYFVLAGFVMGMWIVHIPVIEHRTGISHAVLGWLLLLLGAGAFGGMQLAGPLTDRFGARTVVPASAALCAAALVLPALATDVWTLGGALLVLGVGNGCLDVSMNAHAVQVERGYGRPVMSAFHALFSIGGVLAALIGAFTLGRGWSAAATTGGTALFCLVVAAVAAGALLRPDPASTAVVGASAQEVSAQEVSAGEVPAGEVSAGDAPARRGTPSRIWILAVLAFLLMLSEGVANDWSVLHVKDVLGAPASTAALAYGAFATAMTVGRLLADRVAARVGAAAVLRYGSGVGAVGLALAAFAPNVAVALVGWAVVGAGLSGCVPQLFSAAGHADPDAAGANVSRVAGLGYLGMLAGPAVIGPLTHAIPLNLTFLLPAAFCVAACLTARILEPGPATSPDSQVAPDSVENRTPASRPTAG; this is encoded by the coding sequence ATGGAGAGATCACTGCGGGCCGGCCGGCTGGCCACCTTCGCGTACTTCGTCCTCGCCGGCTTCGTCATGGGCATGTGGATCGTCCACATCCCGGTGATCGAGCACCGCACCGGCATCAGTCACGCCGTGCTCGGCTGGCTCCTGTTGCTGCTGGGCGCGGGCGCCTTCGGGGGCATGCAGCTCGCGGGACCGCTGACCGACCGCTTCGGGGCCCGTACGGTCGTGCCGGCGAGCGCGGCGCTGTGCGCGGCCGCGCTGGTCCTGCCGGCCCTGGCGACCGACGTCTGGACACTGGGCGGGGCCCTGCTCGTGCTCGGCGTCGGCAACGGATGCCTGGACGTGAGCATGAACGCCCACGCGGTGCAGGTCGAGCGGGGCTACGGGCGGCCCGTCATGTCCGCCTTCCACGCCCTGTTCTCCATCGGTGGCGTGCTCGCGGCCCTGATCGGCGCGTTCACGCTCGGCCGGGGGTGGAGCGCGGCCGCCACGACGGGGGGTACGGCGCTGTTCTGCCTCGTGGTCGCGGCGGTGGCCGCCGGGGCGCTGCTGCGGCCGGATCCCGCTTCGACGGCCGTGGTCGGGGCTTCGGCCCAGGAGGTGTCTGCCCAGGAGGTGTCTGCCGGGGAGGTGCCTGCCGGGGAGGTGTCCGCCGGGGACGCCCCGGCCCGGCGCGGGACGCCCTCGCGCATCTGGATCCTGGCCGTGCTCGCCTTCCTGCTGATGCTCAGCGAGGGCGTGGCCAACGACTGGAGCGTGCTCCATGTGAAGGACGTCCTGGGAGCGCCCGCGTCCACCGCCGCGCTCGCCTACGGCGCGTTCGCCACGGCCATGACCGTCGGCCGCCTGCTCGCCGACCGGGTGGCGGCGCGCGTGGGGGCGGCCGCCGTGCTGCGGTACGGCTCGGGGGTCGGCGCGGTCGGCCTGGCGCTGGCCGCGTTCGCGCCCAACGTCGCGGTGGCGCTGGTCGGTTGGGCCGTCGTCGGCGCCGGCCTGTCCGGTTGCGTCCCCCAGCTCTTCAGCGCGGCGGGGCACGCGGACCCGGACGCGGCCGGGGCCAACGTCTCGCGCGTGGCGGGCCTCGGCTACCTGGGGATGCTGGCCGGGCCCGCCGTGATCGGCCCGCTGACCCACGCGATCCCGCTGAACCTGACCTTCCTCCTCCCCGCGGCCTTCTGCGTCGCCGCCTGCCTGACCGCCCGAATCCTGGAACCCGGCCCCGCGACTTCGCCCGACTCCCAAGTCGCCCCTGACAGCGTGGAGAACAGGACCCCGGCCTCCCGGCCCACCGCCGGCTGA
- a CDS encoding response regulator transcription factor, which yields MPLTVLLVDDEPLVRAGLRAVLEAQPDITVVGEAADGAAVVPLVRQLRPDVVAMDVRMPLLDGIEATRAVLRSVQDPPKILVVTTFEQDEYVYQALRAGADGFLLKRARPAEIVHAVRLIAAGDSLLFPASVRALAAEYGSAAARGALESARLTDREAEVLRQMARGLTNAEIAAGLVVGTETVKSHVSAVLAKLGARDRTQAVIAAYESGFVAPG from the coding sequence ATGCCCCTCACTGTGCTGTTGGTCGACGACGAGCCACTGGTACGCGCGGGCCTGCGCGCCGTCCTGGAGGCGCAGCCCGACATCACCGTGGTGGGAGAGGCGGCCGACGGCGCCGCCGTGGTCCCGCTGGTGCGCCAACTGCGCCCGGACGTGGTCGCGATGGACGTACGGATGCCGCTCCTCGACGGGATCGAGGCGACGCGGGCGGTGCTGCGTTCGGTGCAGGACCCGCCGAAGATCCTGGTCGTCACGACCTTCGAGCAGGACGAGTACGTGTACCAGGCGTTGCGGGCGGGCGCCGACGGCTTCCTCCTCAAGCGGGCGCGTCCGGCGGAGATCGTGCACGCCGTCCGCCTGATCGCCGCGGGTGACTCGCTGCTCTTCCCGGCCTCGGTCAGGGCGCTCGCCGCCGAGTACGGCAGCGCCGCCGCGCGCGGAGCGCTGGAGAGCGCGCGGCTGACCGACCGGGAGGCGGAGGTGCTGCGGCAGATGGCGCGGGGGCTGACGAACGCGGAGATCGCCGCCGGGCTGGTGGTGGGCACGGAGACGGTGAAGTCCCATGTGAGCGCCGTACTGGCCAAGCTGGGGGCCCGGGACCGTACGCAGGCGGTCATCGCGGCGTACGAGTCGGGGTTCGTCGCGCCGGGGTGA
- a CDS encoding GntR family transcriptional regulator, with amino-acid sequence MGTTQLETVPEPKYWHLKTVLGEALDSDFAVGEILPNERDLAARFGVARATLRQALEQLELEGRLQRRRGVGTTVAPPRVGVDVSTTQHEWPGAAKDAWQLIDCAVAAAPAPVAKLLECATDDEVHVVRRVRVTHGQSVAAELLYVPASSVPELSAIAGASGPVRARAVLRELQRLALDSQDRAVELGSARADDAKELDRLPGAPVLVVTTRYIVEGRPAAVSVATYRADTCRLTFGDSGDLEISDHPEERRAS; translated from the coding sequence GTGGGGACCACGCAGCTGGAAACAGTGCCGGAGCCTAAGTACTGGCACCTGAAGACTGTGCTCGGCGAAGCGCTCGACTCGGACTTCGCGGTGGGGGAGATCCTGCCCAACGAGCGCGATCTCGCCGCCCGGTTCGGGGTGGCGCGCGCGACGCTGAGGCAGGCGCTCGAACAGCTGGAGCTGGAAGGCAGGCTCCAGCGCCGCCGGGGCGTCGGGACGACCGTCGCACCCCCGCGGGTGGGCGTGGACGTCTCCACGACCCAGCACGAATGGCCGGGCGCCGCGAAGGACGCCTGGCAGCTCATCGACTGCGCGGTCGCCGCCGCGCCCGCGCCGGTGGCGAAACTGCTGGAGTGCGCCACCGACGACGAGGTGCACGTCGTCCGGCGCGTCCGGGTGACGCACGGCCAGTCCGTCGCCGCCGAACTGCTCTACGTACCTGCCTCGTCGGTGCCCGAGCTGTCGGCCATCGCCGGCGCGTCGGGACCTGTCCGCGCCCGGGCCGTGCTGCGCGAGCTCCAGCGCCTGGCGCTCGACTCGCAGGACCGCGCGGTGGAGCTGGGATCGGCGCGCGCCGACGACGCCAAGGAGCTGGACCGGCTGCCCGGCGCTCCCGTGCTCGTCGTCACCACGCGTTACATCGTGGAGGGCCGGCCGGCGGCCGTCTCGGTCGCCACGTACCGCGCTGACACCTGCCGGCTGACCTTCGGGGACTCCGGCGACCTGGAGATCAGCGACCACCCGGAGGAACGCCGCGCGTCCTGA
- the mug gene encoding G/U mismatch-specific DNA glycosylase yields MKPEELEAARDRVIPDVVAEGLRVLFCGINPGLMSAATGHHFARPGNRFWPVLHLSGFTPRQLSPAEQDELLTYGLGITNVVARASARADELTEEEYREGGRLLTAKVELLRPRWLAVVGVTAYRIAFQDRKARIGPQERTIGDTRIWALPNPSGLNAHWTARTMAEEFGRLRAAADAAAAAGD; encoded by the coding sequence GTGAAGCCCGAGGAGCTGGAGGCCGCCCGCGACCGCGTCATCCCCGACGTGGTCGCGGAGGGGCTGCGGGTGCTGTTCTGCGGCATCAACCCGGGCCTGATGTCGGCCGCGACGGGCCACCACTTCGCCCGCCCCGGCAACCGCTTCTGGCCGGTGCTGCACCTGTCGGGCTTCACGCCGCGGCAGTTGAGCCCGGCGGAGCAGGACGAGCTGCTGACGTACGGCCTCGGCATCACGAACGTCGTGGCGCGGGCGAGCGCGCGGGCCGACGAGTTGACCGAGGAGGAGTACCGCGAGGGTGGCCGGCTCCTCACCGCGAAGGTGGAGCTGCTGCGCCCGCGGTGGCTCGCGGTGGTCGGGGTGACGGCGTACCGCATCGCCTTCCAGGACAGGAAGGCCCGGATCGGCCCGCAGGAGCGGACGATCGGGGACACCCGGATCTGGGCGCTGCCGAACCCGAGCGGGCTGAACGCGCATTGGACGGCGCGGACGATGGCGGAGGAGTTCGGCCGGCTCCGGGCGGCGGCGGACGCCGCCGCGGCCGCCGGGGACTGA